Genomic DNA from Cyanobacterium sp. T60_A2020_053:
TTTGCCGTCTCGGTGAATTTCAAAATGGAGATGAGGACCTGTACTAAATCCTGTACTACCCATGTCAGAGATGTGTTGCCCTTGTCTAACTTGTTGCCCACGGCGCACTCTCAGGCGTTGATTATGAGCATAAAGAGTAATTGAACCGTCAGGATGTTTGATTTTAACGAGGTTGCCAAAACCGCCAGAGTTCCAACCTGCGGTAATTACTTCGCCATCGGCAGCCGCCACTACGGGAGTGCCTACGGGGGCAGCTACGTCAATGCCACGGTGCATTCTACCCCAGCGCCAACCGTAACCAGAGGTAAAAGTGCCTTTAGCGGGCCAAATATAGCCATTGAAAGGTTTTTCTGCGTCAGGGAGATATTGTTCAGGGGAATTAAATTGGTTGGGAAAATCTGGGGAGGTAATTTCAATGGAGGGGGGCATACTACTGGGGTTATAAAAGTCCACTTGTATGGGTATGGAAGCCATTACTTCTTGACTGTTGCTAATATTTTTAGGGCTAATATTTTTATTGGCAACGTCAGCAGAGAAGTTTATTTCTTCCGGATTGGTAATTAATCTCGGCTCGTCTGGAGTGCTGTTGACGGGGTCATTTTCTTGAAAACTAACGGTGGTGGGCGCTGGGGAAACGGTTAAAGGAATGCTTGGCGCTGGAGAGTTTACAGGAATGGTAATACTAGGGGCTTCTCTTTCTTGATATTGGATAGGAATGGGGATGGGGGTATTATCAGCAATGGTTATGACTGGTTGAGGGGCGCTGGGGTTAATATTCGTTAAATTATGGAGTGTTTTATCGGGGATTGAGTCAAGGTTAATTAAGGATGCAAGTTGAGGTTTTTCATTGGCACTAACCAGATTGTGCAAACGGCGGTTACTGGCAATGGTTAATTCTTGCGGTGCGAGGTTGTGTAGATTGGTGCTGAGGGCTTCAACGTTTATCGCCCCTGTAGCAGACATGGGATTATCGGGGGGAATAGATAAATCAATATCTCTAACCACTGTAGCTTGGGCAGTAGTGGGATTAATAATTAAGCCGAGGGCTAAAACGCATATCCCTGCAGATAGGTTTTGATGGTTATTAAAAAGTTTCATAATTTTTGTTCCTGTTGCTAAGTTATAGTTAAATAGTCGGACAGAAAACCACAGATACAATATTTACTGTGAAATCACTATCGTCATGGTAAAAAGTAATGTTTGATAAAGTCACAACTAAATGTTAACTCAATTTATCAGTTAATGTGCATCTTTGATCACAAAAAGAGGATTAGATTGCAAGGTATTTATCTTTTCATAAGTTGCTCAATATCTTGTTAAATCTAAGATTAGAATATCCCAGCGCCCTCCCCACTATATTTGATTAAAATTTCTTATCAATCAACCGAATTACTTATAATATATCTGTCCTTCCCTTTGATTCCATTGCCATTGAAACAAATTTAACCGTTTATTTGTGCATGATTATTCTTTTCATCTTTATTGCTATTGTTACAAGGAATACTTAAATATTTTTCGATATAATTAAGAAAAAAATAAGTTATTGTTGTTGTATTTTTATCATGACTCGAACCTATCAAGTTACTATTCATAATCGGCAGGAAAACACTGTCAAAACTATTACTGTTCCTGAAAATCAATACATTTTAACTACCGCAGAGGATCAGAGTGTTAAACCGCCTTTTTCCTGTCGAAATGGTGCTTGTACTACTTGTGCAGTAAGGGTAATGGAAGGGGAGATATATCAACCAGAAGCCATGGGTTTATCTCCGGATTTGCAACGGCGTGGTTATGCTTTATTATGTGTTAGCTATCCTCGCTCTGATTTGGTGGTGGAGACTCAAGATGAAGATGAGGTTTATGAGTTGCAATTCGGGCGCTATTTTGGTAGGGGTAGAGTGCGCTTTGGTTTTCCCATCGAAGAAGACTAAGTAAAAAGGGCAAGGGGCAAAGGAAATTATTATTTCATAATTCATAATTTGGGTCTGCTGAATAAATCA
This window encodes:
- a CDS encoding M23 family metallopeptidase produces the protein MKLFNNHQNLSAGICVLALGLIINPTTAQATVVRDIDLSIPPDNPMSATGAINVEALSTNLHNLAPQELTIASNRRLHNLVSANEKPQLASLINLDSIPDKTLHNLTNINPSAPQPVITIADNTPIPIPIQYQEREAPSITIPVNSPAPSIPLTVSPAPTTVSFQENDPVNSTPDEPRLITNPEEINFSADVANKNISPKNISNSQEVMASIPIQVDFYNPSSMPPSIEITSPDFPNQFNSPEQYLPDAEKPFNGYIWPAKGTFTSGYGWRWGRMHRGIDVAAPVGTPVVAAADGEVITAGWNSGGFGNLVKIKHPDGSITLYAHNQRLRVRRGQQVRQGQHISDMGSTGFSTGPHLHFEIHRDGKAKDPMVFLPRR
- a CDS encoding 2Fe-2S iron-sulfur cluster binding domain-containing protein; this translates as MTRTYQVTIHNRQENTVKTITVPENQYILTTAEDQSVKPPFSCRNGACTTCAVRVMEGEIYQPEAMGLSPDLQRRGYALLCVSYPRSDLVVETQDEDEVYELQFGRYFGRGRVRFGFPIEED